In Choloepus didactylus isolate mChoDid1 chromosome X, mChoDid1.pri, whole genome shotgun sequence, a genomic segment contains:
- the LOC119522076 gene encoding melanoma-associated antigen B16-like yields MSQNQESPHCTHEQSFQAQYETQGLEFPQVLQAVEEASSSSSSSLIPCSLEDASAPSAPNFPQDHQSACFSSSAIIAVSSSKSDEGSSSQKEEDSTSSSQSTPDTEDAPIDPLREKVDLLVNFLLLKYQKNEPFTKADMLKSVIKKYKVHFPEIFRRASECMELVFGMDVKEVDPNSNCYALVNKLDLTYDGRLSGDDGMPKTGLLILILGVIFMNGNCATEEEVWEVLNMVDVYSGRQHFLFGEPRKFITKDFVKEKYLEYRQVPNSDPPRYEFLWGPRAHAETSKMKLLEFLAKMHGTSPRCYLSLYEEALRDEKERGQGTTAGKAGTTAMATASSSVMTGSFSKP; encoded by the coding sequence ATGTCTCAGAATCAGGAGAGTCCACACTGCACACATGAGCAAAGCTTTCAGGCCCAGTATGAGACCCAGGGCCTAGAGTTTCCACAAGTTCTTCAGGCTGTGGAGGaggcctcttcttcctcttcctcgtCTCTGATCCCCTGTTCCCTAGAGGATGCTTCTGCTCCTAGTGCACCTAATTTTCCTCAGGATCATCAGAGTGCCTGTTTCTCTTCCTCTGCCATCATAGCCGTCTCCTCTAGCAAATCAGATGAGGGCTCCAGCAGCCAAAAAGAGGAGGATAGTACAAGCAGCTCACagtccacaccagacactgaggatGCGCCCATAGATCCTCTGAGGGAGAAGGTGGATTTGTTGGTCAACTTCCTGCTGCTCAAGTATCAAAAGAATGAGCCTTTCACAAAGGCAGACATGCTGAAGAGTGTAATCAAAAAGTACAAAGTCCACTTCCCTGAGATCTTCAGGAGAGCCTCTGAGTGCATGGAGCTGGTCTTTGGCATGGATGTGAAGGAAGTTGACCCCAACAGCAATTGCTATGCCCTTGTCAACAAACTGGACCTCACGTATGATGGAAGGCTGAGTGGTGATGATGGCATGCCCAAGACTGGCCTCCTGATACTTATCCTGGGCGTGATCTTTATGAACGGCAACTGCGCCACTGAGGAGGAAGTCTGGGAGGTGCTGAATATGGTAGATGTATATTCTGGGAGGCAGCACTTCCTCTTTGGGGAGCCCAGGAAGTTCATCACCAAAGATTTTGTGAAGGAAAAGTACCTGGAGTACCGGCAGGTGCCCAACAGTGATCCTCCACGCTATGAATTCCTGTGGGGACCAAGAGCCCACGCTGAAACCAGCAAGATGAAGTTGCTGGAGTTCTTGGCCAAGATGCATGGAACGAGCCCCAGATGCTACCTGTCCCTGTATGAGGAGGCTCtgagagatgagaaagaaagaggCCAAGGAACAACTGCAGGCAAGGCTGGCACTACTGCCATGGCCACTGCAAGCTCCAGCGTCATGACTGGTAGCTTCTCCAAACCCTAG